One region of Armigeres subalbatus isolate Guangzhou_Male chromosome 3, GZ_Asu_2, whole genome shotgun sequence genomic DNA includes:
- the LOC134221521 gene encoding uncharacterized protein LOC134221521 produces MRCSAYPKESEASVGYAIRLSPSLFPVPALAPTQPLFSSPPQPCSSPSSQPQPTLFLQPPSHCSPAPPVPTPACSHSTSALSQPQPQPPAPTPQPHLPVQPHQPPASTLCLHQFPVPPPTSALSLFQPPTCSASLPSLSSCSPPQPAQPHPFSCLFPTPVHLFSLLFLFSLFLSPVPVPVPVPPLCSHPLFLTLSHCSCSHLFHPLSLSSPPAPSPPLFPQPQPPSPHSPLKFLSPTPVPAHLCPSPVPVQLPPSPVPTSSCSTSHPCSCSPALFPPSSHSSASALFPAPCTCSLLHQPHPALFSSSQPCSLSVPVPLLFQPPALPHSPPHLCPTCSVPHLTQLQPPAPCLQLPTTPTPVPVPIRSCSTPTCSTCLCSQPPTCTNPSCSLPSLCSQPPSPSLTVLHLFPASAPVLHSQPQPVPSPTPLFHLTPALFSSALFPPVPHPSPPHPPHQPCSSPTPAVPVQLPVPPVPTCSQPQLPVPSPLFPQPPPPVPQQSAPPHPQPCSLPTHPCSQPTPPHQPPPTPVQLQLFPALTSASALFHLVPQPPPASPQPQPPAQPPSLSPTCPQLPAPALFIQLFLA; encoded by the exons ATGCGATGCTCAGCATATCCGAAGGAGAGCGAGGCCAGTGTTGGATACGCGATACGATTAA GCCCCAGCCTGTTCCCTGTTCCAGCCTTAGCCCCCACTCAGCCCCTGTTCAGCTCCCCACCTCAGCCCTGCTCCAGCCCCTCATCCCAGCCTCAGCCCACCCTGTTCCTCCAGCCTCCCAGCCACTGTTCCCCAGCcccacctgttcccaccccagCCTGTTCCCACTCCACCTCAGCCCTGTCTcagccccagccccagcccccAGCTCCAACCCCTCAGCCTCACCTCCCTGTTCAGCCCCACCAGCCCCCTGCTTCCACCCTCTGTCTGCACCAGTTCCCTGTTCCACCCCCCACCTCAGCCCT CTCCCTGTTCCAGCCTCCCACCTGTTCAGCCTCACTCCCCAGCCTCAGTTCCTGTTCCCCACCCCAGCCCGCCCAGCCTCACCCCTTCTCCTGTCTGTTCCCCACCCCTGTTCACCTGTTCAGTCTCCTGTTCCTGTTCTCACTGTTCCTGTCTCCTGTTCCTGtccctgttcctgttccacccCTGTGCTCCCACCCCCTGTTCCTCACCCTGTCTCACTGTTCCTGTTCCCACCTGTTCCACCCCCTCAGCCTCAGTTCCCCACCAGCTCCCAGCCCACCCCTGTTCCCCCAGCCCCAGCCTCCCAGCCCCCACTCCCCACTGAAATTCCTCAGCCCCACCCCTGTTCCAGCCCACCTCTGCCCCAGCCCTGTTCCTGTTCAGCTCCCACCCAGCCCTGTTCCCACCAGCTCCTGTTCCACCTCCCACCCCTGTTCCTGCTCCCCAGCCCTGTTCCCACCCAGCTCCCACTCCTCAGCCTCAGCCCTGTTCCCAGCCCCCTGCACCTGTTCCCTGCTCCACCAGCCCCACCCAGCCCTGTTCTCCAGCTCCCAGCCCTGTTCCCTGTCTGTTCCTGTTCCACTCCTGTTCCAGCCCCCAGCCCTGCCCCACTCACCTCCCCACCTGTGCCCCACCTGTTCTGTTCCCCACCTCACTCAGCTCCAGCCACCAGCTCCCTGTCTCCAGCTCCCCACCACCCCCactcctgttcctgttcccatCCGCTCCTGTTCCACTCCCACCTGTTCCACCTGTCTCTGCTCCCAGCCTCCCACCTGCACCAACCCCAGCTGTTCACTCCCCAGCCTCTGTTCCCAGCCTCCCAGCCCCAGCCTCACTGTACTCCACCTGTTCCCAGCCTCTGCACCTGTTCTCCACTCCCAGCCTCAGCCTGTTCCCAGCCCCACCCCACTGTTCCACCTCACCCCAGCCCTGTTCAGTTCAGCTCTGTTCCCCCCTGTTCCCCACCCCagcccaccccacccaccccaccagCCCTGTTCCAGCCCCACCCCAGCTGTTCCTGTTCAGCTCCCTGTTCCACCTGTACCCACCTGTTCCCAGCCCCAGCTCCCTGTTCCCAGCCCCCTGTTCCCCCAGCCCCCACCACCTGTTCCTCAGCAATCAGCCCCACCCCACCCCCAGCCCTGTTCACTCCCCACCCACCCCTGTTCCCagcccaccccaccccaccagCCCCCACCCACCCCTGTTCAGCTCCAGCTGTTCCCAGCCCTCACCTCAGCCTCAGCCCTGTTCCACCTGGTACCCCAGCCCCCACCAGCCTCACCCCAGCCTCAGCCCCCAGCCCAGCCTCCCAGCCTCAGCCCCACCTGTCCCCAGCTCCCAGCCCCAGCCCTGTTCATCCAGCTATTTTTAGCTTAG